One genomic segment of Deinococcus sp. LM3 includes these proteins:
- a CDS encoding MerR family transcriptional regulator, translating into MLAIAQDWVGGIDEFVAEANGWLARLLPEDRAGRPKDEVNARLVRHYTTSGLIPAPRREGREARYDRLHLLHLLALRRLMADGLSGKVLFGTLSGRSEADLEQLAQWGAEAAQHEAVVVGSHASGSVQGGSAMDYLRRLRAGVTGEGMGLSSPALTARAVPDRRAARSVQMRSQVLVRRGLEVLVGEQFRWPRDEAAWEELLDEVRESLRDVQERQRGASGDDA; encoded by the coding sequence ATGCTGGCGATTGCGCAGGACTGGGTGGGCGGGATCGATGAGTTCGTCGCAGAGGCGAACGGATGGCTGGCCCGCCTGCTGCCGGAGGACCGGGCGGGGCGTCCGAAGGATGAGGTGAATGCGCGGCTGGTGCGGCATTACACCACGTCGGGCCTGATTCCGGCGCCGCGCCGGGAGGGCCGTGAGGCGCGGTATGACCGCCTGCACCTGCTGCACCTGCTGGCGTTGCGGCGGCTGATGGCGGACGGTCTGAGTGGGAAGGTGCTGTTCGGGACGCTCTCGGGGCGGTCGGAGGCGGACCTGGAGCAGCTGGCGCAGTGGGGCGCGGAGGCGGCGCAGCACGAGGCCGTGGTGGTGGGGAGTCATGCGTCCGGCTCTGTTCAGGGAGGGTCGGCGATGGATTACCTCAGGAGGTTGCGGGCCGGCGTGACGGGTGAGGGCATGGGCCTGTCATCACCGGCGTTGACGGCGCGGGCGGTCCCGGACCGGCGGGCGGCGCGGTCGGTGCAGATGCGCTCGCAGGTGCTGGTGCGCCGTGGGCTGGAGGTGCTGGTGGGAGAGCAGTTCCGCTGGCCGCGTGATGAGGCGGCGTGGGAGGAGTTGCTGGACGAGGTGCGTGAGTCACTGCGTGACGTGCAGGAGCGGCAGCGCGGCGCGTCAGGGGATGACGCGTAG
- a CDS encoding VWA domain-containing protein produces the protein MTYSSQTPTLELLPLRAALPAGQDSELTVLLRVHPAPAPSGSGARPPLNLSFVIDRSGSMSGQPIVMARRATQAAIRQMQPHDRVSVVAFDNSIDTVIAPQHVTDPEALCRAVEGVTDRGSTNLYGGWLEGAMLTAQHLDPQALNRVLILSDGQANAGETRADVIAQHVRGLTARGVSTSTVGLGRDYDETLLQAMADAGDGNYEHIENEEGLPAFFSAELQGLTRTTGQTVSLGVEPNPALGSLRCDVLNDLPRNSYGRWQLPNLKAGQPLDVVLTLHVPAQGAAPATGVTRVRLAWNDRQGVRQTLRAQLTLPVLDADSYAALPDDPRVTLAAERLRAARVREQAVAYAAAGDIRMSRAALTRESRRLSALHIHGLQSDVDELLSLDQDFATDEILARKRAASQSYNVRRSKPEL, from the coding sequence ATGACCTATTCCTCCCAGACGCCGACCCTCGAACTGCTGCCCCTGCGCGCCGCCCTCCCCGCCGGGCAGGACAGCGAACTGACCGTCCTGCTGCGCGTCCACCCCGCCCCGGCCCCCAGCGGCAGCGGCGCGCGGCCCCCGCTGAACCTGTCGTTCGTCATCGACCGCAGCGGCTCCATGAGCGGCCAGCCGATCGTGATGGCCCGCCGCGCCACCCAGGCCGCCATCCGGCAGATGCAACCCCACGACCGCGTCAGCGTCGTCGCGTTCGACAACTCCATCGACACCGTGATCGCCCCGCAGCACGTCACGGACCCCGAAGCCCTGTGCCGCGCCGTGGAAGGCGTCACGGACCGGGGCAGCACCAACCTCTACGGCGGCTGGCTGGAAGGCGCCATGCTGACTGCGCAGCACCTCGACCCGCAGGCCCTCAACCGCGTCCTGATCCTCAGCGACGGGCAGGCCAACGCCGGCGAGACCCGCGCCGACGTGATCGCGCAGCACGTCCGGGGCCTCACCGCGCGCGGCGTCAGCACCAGCACCGTCGGCCTGGGCCGCGACTACGACGAGACGCTGCTGCAGGCCATGGCGGACGCCGGGGACGGCAACTACGAACACATCGAGAACGAGGAAGGCCTTCCCGCGTTCTTCAGCGCCGAGTTGCAGGGCCTGACCCGCACCACCGGGCAGACCGTCAGCCTGGGCGTAGAACCCAACCCGGCGCTCGGCAGCCTGCGCTGCGACGTGCTGAACGACCTGCCGCGCAATTCGTACGGCCGCTGGCAACTCCCGAACCTGAAAGCCGGGCAGCCGCTCGACGTGGTCCTGACCCTGCACGTCCCCGCGCAGGGCGCCGCCCCCGCCACCGGCGTGACCCGCGTGCGCCTCGCCTGGAACGACCGGCAGGGCGTCCGGCAGACCCTCCGCGCGCAGCTGACCCTCCCGGTCCTGGACGCCGATTCGTACGCCGCGCTGCCCGACGATCCCCGCGTCACCCTGGCCGCCGAACGCCTGCGCGCCGCCCGCGTGCGCGAACAGGCCGTCGCGTACGCCGCCGCCGGGGACATCCGCATGTCCCGCGCCGCCCTGACCCGCGAGAGCCGGCGCCTGAGTGCCCTGCACATCCACGGGTTGCAGAGCGACGTGGACGAACTCCTGAGCCTCGACCAGGACTTCGCCACCGACGAGATCCTGGCCCGCAAACGCGCCGCCAGCCAGAGCTACAACGTCCGCCGCAGCAAACCCGAACTCTGA
- the hpaI gene encoding 4-hydroxy-2-oxoheptanedioate aldolase — translation MSGPDLHNPFKAALARGEFQLGLWLALADSYSAEIIAGAGFDWLLIDGEHAPNDVRSTLSVLQALAAYPVTPIVRPPVGQTHLIKQYLDLGVQTLLIPMVESGAQARDLVAATRYPPRGVRGVGSAIARASRWNAVPDYLHRADDQVCLLVQVESAAGLDALDDILAVEGVDGVFIGPADLSASLGHLGNPAHPDVQAAILDAVRRTRAAGKAAGILCTEAQVPHYRAAGCTFIAAGVDTTLLARAARDLAGRFQPDAGQDVY, via the coding sequence GTGAGCGGCCCGGACCTGCACAACCCCTTCAAGGCCGCCCTGGCGCGCGGGGAGTTCCAGCTGGGCCTGTGGCTGGCGCTGGCCGACTCCTACAGCGCCGAGATCATCGCCGGGGCGGGCTTCGACTGGCTGCTGATCGACGGGGAGCACGCCCCGAACGACGTGCGCAGCACCCTGTCCGTGCTGCAGGCGCTCGCGGCGTACCCGGTGACCCCCATCGTGCGGCCACCCGTCGGGCAGACTCACCTGATCAAGCAGTACCTCGACCTGGGCGTGCAGACCCTGCTGATTCCCATGGTGGAAAGCGGCGCGCAGGCCCGCGACCTCGTCGCCGCGACCCGCTACCCGCCGCGCGGCGTGCGGGGCGTGGGCAGCGCGATTGCCCGTGCGTCTCGCTGGAATGCCGTGCCCGACTACCTGCACCGCGCCGACGATCAGGTGTGCCTGCTCGTGCAGGTCGAGAGTGCCGCCGGACTGGACGCGCTGGACGACATCCTGGCCGTTGAGGGCGTGGACGGCGTGTTCATCGGCCCCGCTGACCTGAGCGCCAGCCTGGGCCACCTCGGGAATCCCGCGCATCCGGACGTGCAGGCCGCGATCCTGGACGCGGTCAGGCGCACCCGCGCGGCCGGGAAGGCAGCGGGCATCCTCTGCACCGAGGCTCAGGTGCCGCACTACCGCGCGGCGGGCTGCACGTTCATCGCGGCGGGCGTGGATACCACCCTGCTCGCCCGCGCCGCGCGTGACCTCGCCGGGCGATTCCAGCCGGACGCCGGCCAGGACGTGTACTGA
- the hpaH gene encoding 2-oxo-hept-4-ene-1,7-dioate hydratase: MHAAEQTRTPMRQLSGQYPGLTIADAYRVQDAWVSHKLAQGRRVIGHKIGLTSRAMQQAVNIDEPDYGTLLDDMVFSELQPIPSGRFIVPRVEVELAFILGRDLRGPNVTVMDVLDATRWVVPAAEIIDARIERVDRETGATRRVTDTISDNAANAGIVLGGRPVRPTDVDLRWVGALLFRNGVIEETGVAAGVLNHPAEGVAWLANRLSPHGVTLRAGETVLAGSFVRPVDASPGDIFHADYGPLGSVTLRFAR; encoded by the coding sequence CTGCACGCCGCCGAGCAGACCCGCACGCCCATGCGCCAGCTGTCCGGCCAGTACCCCGGCCTGACCATCGCCGACGCTTACCGCGTGCAGGACGCCTGGGTGAGCCACAAGCTCGCGCAGGGCCGCCGCGTGATCGGGCACAAGATCGGCCTGACGTCGCGCGCCATGCAGCAGGCCGTGAACATCGACGAACCCGACTACGGCACCCTGCTCGACGACATGGTGTTCAGCGAGCTGCAACCCATCCCGTCCGGGCGTTTCATCGTGCCGCGCGTGGAGGTGGAACTGGCGTTCATCCTCGGCAGGGACCTACGCGGGCCGAACGTGACGGTCATGGACGTGCTGGACGCCACGCGCTGGGTGGTGCCCGCGGCCGAGATCATCGACGCGCGCATCGAACGCGTGGACCGCGAGACCGGCGCGACCCGCCGGGTCACGGACACCATCAGCGACAACGCCGCGAACGCGGGGATCGTGCTGGGTGGGCGTCCCGTGCGGCCTACCGACGTGGACCTGCGCTGGGTGGGCGCGCTGCTGTTCCGCAACGGCGTGATCGAGGAGACCGGCGTGGCGGCCGGCGTGCTGAACCACCCGGCCGAGGGCGTGGCGTGGCTGGCCAACCGTCTCTCTCCGCACGGCGTGACCCTGCGGGCGGGGGAGACGGTGCTGGCCGGGTCGTTCGTGCGCCCCGTGGACGCCTCGCCCGGCGACATCTTCCACGCGGATTACGGCCCGCTGGGCAGCGTGACCCTGAGGTTCGCGCGGTGA
- a CDS encoding 5-carboxymethyl-2-hydroxymuconate Delta-isomerase, giving the protein MPHLTVEYTDNLTAPRVPELLRALNGVLLARPDVYPPGGIRARAHRLTEYVVAEGAHDDAFVHVTLKIAAGRSEAVKAETGAALFEVLKAHFASDFESRFLALSLEIAEFSEAGTFKHNNIHARYRPVTS; this is encoded by the coding sequence ATGCCGCACCTGACCGTGGAGTACACCGACAACCTGACCGCGCCGCGCGTGCCGGAGCTGCTGCGCGCCCTGAACGGGGTACTGCTGGCCCGTCCGGACGTGTACCCGCCGGGCGGCATCCGCGCGCGGGCGCACCGCCTGACGGAGTACGTGGTGGCCGAGGGCGCGCATGACGACGCGTTCGTGCATGTGACCCTGAAGATCGCCGCCGGGCGCAGCGAGGCCGTGAAGGCCGAGACGGGCGCGGCGCTGTTCGAGGTGCTGAAAGCTCATTTTGCCAGCGACTTCGAATCCCGCTTTCTGGCGCTGTCGCTGGAGATCGCGGAGTTCAGCGAGGCGGGCACCTTCAAGCACAACAACATCCACGCCCGCTACCGGCCGGTGACCTCGTGA
- a CDS encoding fumarylacetoacetate hydrolase family protein, translated as MKTANFMARGRQHRGVLRDGMLIDAAGEAHHPDGVQFLLPVNPGKVIALALNYADHNAELGFKTPEEPVMFLKPNTSLLPHGGTVEYPRGAQFMHYEVELGIVIGRDARRVKAKDAEAYIGGYTIANDLVVRDYVSNYYRPPMRAKGWDTFGPLGPYLVSADEVPDPYNLGLRAFVNGELRQEGNTRDMILRGPELIEFMSRFMTLQAGDVILTGTPKGVSHVKPGDVMRLEIDGLGALENPVAWESEDAEPLIAQEGQRI; from the coding sequence ATGAAAACTGCGAATTTTATGGCCCGAGGCCGTCAGCACCGTGGCGTGCTGCGAGATGGAATGCTGATCGATGCGGCGGGTGAGGCGCACCACCCGGACGGGGTGCAGTTCCTGCTGCCGGTCAATCCCGGCAAGGTGATCGCGCTGGCGCTGAACTACGCGGATCACAACGCGGAACTGGGTTTCAAGACGCCGGAGGAGCCGGTGATGTTCCTCAAGCCGAACACCAGTCTGTTGCCGCACGGTGGGACGGTGGAGTACCCGCGTGGGGCGCAGTTCATGCATTACGAGGTGGAGCTGGGCATCGTGATCGGGCGGGATGCGCGGCGCGTGAAGGCGAAGGACGCGGAAGCGTACATCGGCGGGTACACCATTGCGAACGATCTGGTGGTGCGCGATTACGTCAGCAACTACTACCGCCCGCCCATGCGCGCCAAGGGCTGGGATACCTTTGGGCCGCTGGGGCCGTACCTCGTGTCGGCGGACGAGGTGCCTGACCCGTACAACCTGGGCCTGCGGGCGTTCGTGAACGGGGAGCTGCGCCAGGAGGGCAACACGCGCGACATGATCCTGCGCGGGCCGGAGCTGATCGAGTTCATGAGCCGCTTCATGACGTTGCAGGCGGGCGACGTGATCCTGACCGGCACACCGAAGGGCGTGTCGCACGTGAAGCCGGGCGACGTGATGCGCCTGGAAATCGACGGGCTGGGCGCGCTGGAGAACCCGGTGGCCTGGGAGTCGGAGGACGCCGAGCCGCTGATCGCGCAGGAAGGGCAGCGGATCTGA
- the hpaD gene encoding 3,4-dihydroxyphenylacetate 2,3-dioxygenase, with amino-acid sequence MPTPNTIRIAHGIFYVTDLAASRHFYVDLLGLNVLHETDGALYLRANEDREWTLKLELAPEAGVKHLAYRVGTDADLDALAAFLDTQGIPWRWETELDRPRLLRFQDPYGVPVAFYAQSVRYPWLLQDYHLHRGAGLQRIDHINVMTPDVEGVMRWYMDHLGFRLSEYTEDDHGRIWAAWIQRRGSVHDLALTNGMGPRLHHFAYWMPDMGSIIRTCDILAGARMPEHIERGPGRHGVSNAFFLYIRDPDGHRIELYTCDYLTVDPDFEPIRWSLNDPRRQTLWGAKTPKSWFEEGSLLEAFDGGWVQPRESDLKGLPVHVI; translated from the coding sequence ATGCCGACCCCGAACACCATCCGCATCGCGCACGGCATCTTCTATGTCACGGACCTCGCCGCCTCCCGCCACTTCTACGTGGACCTGCTCGGCCTGAACGTCCTGCACGAGACCGACGGCGCGCTGTACCTGCGCGCCAACGAGGACCGCGAGTGGACCCTGAAACTCGAACTCGCGCCCGAGGCGGGCGTGAAGCACCTCGCCTATCGCGTCGGCACGGACGCCGATCTGGACGCCCTGGCCGCCTTCCTCGACACGCAGGGCATCCCCTGGCGCTGGGAGACCGAACTGGACCGCCCGCGCCTGCTGCGCTTCCAGGACCCGTACGGCGTGCCCGTCGCGTTCTACGCGCAGTCCGTCAGGTACCCCTGGCTGCTGCAGGATTATCACCTGCACCGCGGCGCGGGCCTGCAGCGCATCGACCACATCAACGTCATGACGCCCGACGTGGAGGGCGTGATGCGCTGGTACATGGACCACCTGGGCTTCCGCCTCAGCGAATACACAGAGGACGACCACGGACGCATCTGGGCCGCGTGGATCCAGCGCCGGGGCAGCGTCCACGACCTCGCCCTGACGAACGGCATGGGCCCCAGGCTGCATCACTTCGCGTACTGGATGCCGGACATGGGGAGCATCATCCGCACCTGCGACATCCTCGCGGGCGCCCGCATGCCCGAACACATCGAACGCGGCCCAGGGCGCCACGGCGTCAGCAACGCGTTCTTCCTGTACATCCGCGACCCCGACGGGCACCGCATCGAGCTGTACACCTGCGACTACCTGACCGTCGACCCGGACTTCGAACCGATCCGCTGGTCGCTGAACGACCCCCGCCGCCAGACCCTCTGGGGCGCCAAAACCCCGAAAAGCTGGTTCGAGGAGGGCTCCCTGCTCGAAGCCTTCGACGGCGGCTGGGTGCAGCCCCGCGAGAGCGACCTGAAAGGCCTGCCCGTCCACGTGATTTAA
- the hpaB gene encoding 4-hydroxyphenylacetate 3-monooxygenase, oxygenase component, with protein sequence MARTGQQFLDRLRLNPPNLYIDGQRVEDATTHPATRNIARSLAGLYDLQHDPRYRDVLTFEEGGERHATAFMVPRTRDDLRRIGEAHRLRANYSLGTLGRAPDYMNTNVMAAGMASAYFDQCESSGEPGSGRNFSENMRRYFEYVRDHDLCLTHALTNPQVNRSKQASELPDPYIAMGIVEETDAGVIVRGARMLATLPIADEILIFPSTVIKENGDRSRYAIGFGLPTNTPGLYFQCREPFDLGRDVEDHPLSSRFDEQDAFVIFDDVLVPWERVFLMYDMTLANQAYAKTDAVLHMAYQVVNQKVSKTEAFLGLAQSIVDTVGSGQFQHVQSKVSEIIVTLEIMKALQVAAVEGAQLNAYGVMTPARGPLDAARNYYPAIYPRLNEIIQLLGASGIIMMPGKADREGPLGHFIEKHLQATNASAEERLKLFRLAWDLTLSSFGARQNLYEKHFFGDPVRMHSALYEVYDKGPYVQRIRDFIHQPQLVGAD encoded by the coding sequence ATGGCCCGTACCGGACAGCAGTTCCTCGACCGCCTGCGCCTGAACCCGCCCAACCTGTACATCGACGGGCAGCGGGTGGAGGACGCCACCACGCACCCCGCCACGCGCAACATCGCCCGTTCGCTGGCCGGGCTGTACGACCTGCAACATGACCCGCGCTACCGTGACGTTCTGACCTTCGAGGAGGGGGGCGAGCGGCACGCGACCGCGTTCATGGTGCCCCGCACCAGGGACGACCTGCGCCGGATCGGCGAGGCGCACCGCCTCCGCGCGAACTACTCGCTGGGCACGCTGGGCCGCGCGCCGGACTACATGAACACGAACGTCATGGCCGCCGGGATGGCGAGCGCTTACTTCGACCAGTGCGAGTCCAGCGGCGAGCCGGGATCGGGCCGGAACTTCAGCGAGAACATGCGCCGCTACTTCGAGTACGTGCGCGACCACGACCTGTGCCTCACGCACGCCCTGACGAACCCGCAGGTGAACCGCAGCAAGCAGGCGTCCGAACTGCCCGATCCGTACATCGCCATGGGCATCGTCGAGGAGACCGACGCCGGTGTGATCGTGCGCGGCGCGCGCATGCTCGCCACCCTCCCGATTGCCGACGAGATCCTGATCTTCCCGTCCACCGTCATCAAGGAAAACGGCGACCGCAGCCGCTACGCCATCGGCTTCGGGCTGCCCACGAACACCCCGGGCCTGTACTTCCAGTGCCGCGAGCCCTTCGACCTGGGTCGCGACGTCGAAGACCACCCGCTGTCCAGTCGCTTCGACGAGCAGGACGCCTTCGTGATCTTCGACGATGTGCTGGTGCCGTGGGAGCGCGTGTTCCTGATGTACGACATGACCCTCGCCAACCAGGCCTACGCGAAGACCGACGCCGTGCTGCACATGGCGTACCAGGTCGTGAACCAGAAGGTCAGCAAGACCGAGGCGTTCCTGGGCCTCGCGCAGAGCATCGTGGACACCGTCGGCAGCGGGCAGTTCCAGCACGTGCAGAGCAAGGTCAGCGAGATCATCGTGACGCTGGAGATCATGAAGGCGCTGCAGGTGGCGGCCGTGGAAGGCGCTCAGCTCAACGCGTACGGGGTCATGACGCCCGCGCGCGGCCCGCTGGACGCCGCGCGGAACTACTACCCGGCGATCTACCCGCGCCTGAACGAGATCATCCAGCTCCTCGGCGCATCCGGGATCATCATGATGCCCGGCAAGGCCGACCGCGAGGGGCCGCTGGGGCACTTCATCGAGAAGCACCTGCAGGCCACGAACGCCAGCGCCGAGGAGCGGTTGAAACTCTTCCGTCTCGCGTGGGATCTGACCCTGAGCAGCTTCGGCGCGCGGCAGAACCTGTACGAGAAGCACTTCTTCGGCGACCCGGTCCGCATGCACAGCGCCCTGTACGAGGTGTACGACAAGGGGCCGTACGTGCAGCGTATCCGTGACTTCATCCACCAGCCTCAGCTGGTCGGGGCGGACTGA
- a CDS encoding SMI1/KNR4 family protein, whose protein sequence is MSEIARAWERIEAWYAAQDAADRLLPGATPEQITALEGFLGFALPAELSESLLRHDGSEDTEWPTGTLLGTAGIQSEAGMWRDLLGRGAFAENADHDASEGRDEIRRGWWAHGWIPLDADGAGNGAVIDTTPGPAGRAGQVIDMDHEAGPSGPQHPTLAAYLHALADRLDAGEFVMDAGDLTEAPGT, encoded by the coding sequence GTGAGCGAGATCGCGCGCGCCTGGGAGCGCATCGAGGCGTGGTACGCCGCGCAGGACGCCGCCGACCGGCTGCTTCCCGGGGCCACTCCGGAACAGATCACCGCGCTCGAAGGGTTCCTGGGATTTGCGCTGCCCGCCGAACTGAGCGAGTCCCTGCTGCGCCACGACGGTAGCGAAGACACGGAGTGGCCGACCGGCACGCTGCTCGGCACGGCCGGTATCCAGTCCGAGGCGGGCATGTGGCGCGACCTGCTGGGCAGAGGTGCGTTTGCCGAGAACGCCGACCACGACGCCTCGGAGGGCCGGGACGAGATCCGGCGCGGCTGGTGGGCGCACGGCTGGATTCCCCTGGACGCCGACGGCGCGGGCAACGGCGCGGTGATCGACACCACCCCGGGTCCCGCCGGACGGGCCGGGCAGGTCATCGACATGGACCACGAGGCCGGCCCCAGCGGCCCGCAGCACCCCACCCTGGCCGCGTACCTGCACGCCCTCGCCGACCGGCTGGACGCCGGTGAATTCGTCATGGACGCGGGCGACCTGACCGAAGCCCCCGGCACCTGA